The Nocardioides sp. S5 genome includes a window with the following:
- a CDS encoding MFS transporter, translating into MSVGEQAQVTRTSRLLLAMAAVAVAFAAADTYVVVLALPDMMTGVGVPIDQLQRAAPIVSGFLLGYVAMLPLIGRIADLRGRVPVLVMALVLFALGSLITTLSYDMPSIVAGRFLQGVGGGGLVPATLALVADLYPAERRGVPLGIVSAVQEIGSVLGPLFGAAVLAFSDWRAIFAINLAVGLVLAAAIRALAPHERTAPGRRHVDLVGLLLVLATMAGGAVVFLRPAPLMRDLTWGRLFIPFAGDGRWLTPSGAATVMALILLVAWCWFAARPLFDLRGWVRVLVEADLTGALLLAAALGGVILAFATADPKIEVFSPRGRWYLLGAAVATAAFVWHVRRAANPLVPRGALRRTPAWGALLVSFFVGAALIAALIDIPLFARTTVYPDDQLPAALVLVRFLLALPVGAVAGGYLIRTVSPAIVTAGGMLMAAAGFVLMTRWGLTTIEEPIANVALITGGLGFGLALAPVNAALLAHTDDDVHGVASAFVVVARMVGMLVGISALTTIGLRRYYAEQGEVPPVQEVCDGRSRCEEFSDLLRVAGIAQEHAVFWGAAGCAVVAAVLALVVFRGVRPDRVSTREALSGH; encoded by the coding sequence GTGAGCGTGGGTGAGCAGGCGCAGGTCACGCGCACCTCGCGGCTGCTCCTCGCGATGGCGGCGGTCGCCGTCGCCTTCGCGGCCGCCGACACCTACGTCGTGGTGCTGGCACTGCCCGACATGATGACCGGCGTCGGGGTGCCGATCGACCAGCTCCAGCGTGCGGCACCGATCGTCAGCGGCTTCCTGCTCGGCTACGTCGCGATGCTGCCGCTCATCGGCCGGATCGCGGACCTGCGCGGACGGGTGCCGGTCCTGGTCATGGCGCTCGTGCTCTTCGCCCTCGGCAGCCTGATCACGACGCTGTCCTACGACATGCCCAGCATCGTCGCCGGCCGCTTCCTCCAGGGTGTCGGCGGAGGCGGGCTCGTGCCGGCGACGCTGGCCCTGGTCGCCGACCTCTACCCCGCGGAGCGCCGCGGCGTGCCGCTCGGCATCGTCTCCGCCGTCCAGGAGATCGGATCCGTGCTGGGCCCGCTCTTCGGCGCGGCCGTCCTCGCCTTCTCCGACTGGCGCGCAATCTTCGCCATCAACCTCGCTGTCGGGCTGGTCCTCGCCGCCGCGATCCGGGCGCTGGCCCCGCACGAGCGCACGGCTCCCGGACGGCGCCACGTCGACCTCGTCGGCCTGCTCCTCGTCCTCGCCACCATGGCGGGCGGCGCCGTCGTCTTCCTGCGGCCCGCGCCGCTGATGCGCGACCTCACCTGGGGCCGTCTGTTCATCCCGTTCGCAGGCGACGGGCGCTGGCTCACGCCGAGCGGCGCGGCCACTGTCATGGCGCTCATCCTGCTCGTCGCGTGGTGCTGGTTCGCTGCGCGGCCGCTGTTCGACCTGCGCGGTTGGGTGCGGGTGCTCGTCGAGGCCGACCTCACGGGCGCGCTCCTGCTCGCCGCCGCACTGGGCGGGGTGATCCTCGCGTTCGCCACCGCCGACCCCAAGATCGAGGTGTTCTCGCCGCGCGGGCGGTGGTACCTCCTCGGCGCCGCGGTCGCGACGGCCGCCTTCGTCTGGCACGTACGCCGTGCCGCGAACCCGCTCGTGCCGCGCGGGGCGCTGCGGCGCACGCCGGCGTGGGGGGCCCTGCTGGTCAGCTTCTTCGTCGGCGCCGCGCTGATCGCCGCGCTCATCGACATCCCGCTCTTCGCCCGCACCACGGTCTATCCCGACGACCAGCTGCCCGCCGCGCTCGTGCTCGTCCGGTTCCTGCTCGCGCTGCCGGTCGGGGCCGTCGCGGGCGGCTACCTCATCCGCACGGTCTCCCCCGCGATCGTCACGGCGGGTGGGATGCTGATGGCGGCGGCCGGCTTCGTGCTCATGACCCGCTGGGGGCTGACCACCATCGAGGAGCCGATCGCCAACGTCGCGCTCATCACCGGTGGCCTCGGCTTCGGTCTCGCGCTCGCCCCGGTCAACGCCGCGCTCCTCGCCCACACCGATGACGACGTGCACGGCGTCGCCAGCGCCTTCGTGGTGGTGGCGCGGATGGTCGGCATGCTCGTCGGCATCTCCGCGCTCACCACGATCGGTCTGCGCCGCTACTACGCCGAGCAGGGCGAGGTGCCACCCGTGCAGGAGGTCTGCGACGGCAGGAGCAGGTGCGAGGAGTTCTCCGACCTGCTGCGCGTCGCCGGGATCGCCCAGGAGCACGCCGTCTTCTGGGGTGCGGCCGGCTGCGCGGTCGTCGCGGCGGTGCTCGCCCTCGTGGTGTTCCGGGGCGTGCGCCCCGACCGGGTCAGCACCCGCGAAGCCCTGTCGGGGCACTGA
- a CDS encoding NAD(P)/FAD-dependent oxidoreductase has product MTQTLEPPTTTNDASQVAQAWLEGFEAALAARDTARAAAMFATESYWRDLVSFSWNLTTVEGRDGVGDLLTSTLERTDPSGFALDEPADEADGVTTAWFVFETAVGRGRGLVRLVEEEGRHRAFTFLTTLYELKGHEEPRNEHRPRGAEHGADKQRRTWLERRQEEAESLGSTTQPYVLVIGGGQGGIALGARLRQLGVPSLVIDKHPRPGDQWRNRYKSLCLHDPVWYDHLPYLKFPDNWPVFAPKDKIGDWLESYTKIMEVPYWSSTTATSAFYSEETGQWTVEVEREGRPLTLRPTELVFATGMSGKPNIPEVPGMDVFAGDLHHSSAHPGPDAYRGKKVVVIGSNNSAFDICGALWENDVDVTMVQRSSTHVVKSDSLMEIGLGDLYSERAVAAGVTTEKADLIFASLPYRILHTFQIPAYEAMAEKDKDFYERLEASGFDHDWGDDGSGLFMKYLRRGSGYYIDVGAAELVANGDVKLVNGQIDHLTADAVVLADGTELPADVVVLATGYGSMNGWVADLIDQETANRLGKVWGLGSDTTKDPGPWEGEQRNMWKPTQVEHLWMHGGNLHQSRHYSLYLALQLKARFEGIETPVYALQEVHHTS; this is encoded by the coding sequence ATGACCCAGACCCTGGAGCCACCCACCACCACGAACGACGCGAGCCAGGTCGCCCAAGCCTGGCTGGAGGGATTCGAGGCGGCCCTCGCCGCGCGCGACACCGCGAGAGCAGCCGCGATGTTCGCCACCGAGTCGTACTGGAGGGACCTCGTCTCCTTCAGCTGGAACCTCACGACCGTCGAGGGCCGCGACGGGGTGGGCGACCTGCTCACCAGCACCCTGGAGCGCACCGACCCGTCCGGTTTCGCCCTCGACGAGCCCGCGGACGAGGCGGACGGGGTGACCACCGCGTGGTTCGTCTTCGAGACCGCGGTCGGCCGGGGCCGCGGCCTGGTGCGCCTGGTCGAGGAGGAGGGCCGGCACCGCGCGTTCACCTTCCTCACCACGCTCTACGAGCTCAAGGGCCACGAGGAGCCTCGCAACGAACACCGCCCGCGCGGCGCGGAGCACGGTGCCGACAAGCAGCGTCGGACGTGGCTCGAGCGCCGGCAGGAGGAGGCCGAGAGCCTCGGCAGCACGACCCAGCCGTACGTCCTCGTGATCGGCGGCGGCCAGGGCGGGATCGCGCTCGGTGCCCGGCTGCGCCAGCTCGGCGTCCCGAGCCTGGTGATCGACAAGCACCCGCGGCCGGGCGACCAGTGGCGCAACCGCTACAAGTCGCTGTGCCTCCACGACCCCGTCTGGTACGACCACCTGCCCTACCTGAAGTTCCCGGACAACTGGCCGGTCTTCGCGCCCAAGGACAAGATCGGCGACTGGCTCGAGTCCTACACGAAGATCATGGAGGTGCCCTACTGGTCGAGCACGACGGCCACCAGCGCGTTCTACTCCGAGGAGACGGGTCAGTGGACGGTCGAGGTGGAGCGGGAGGGCAGGCCGCTGACCCTGCGCCCGACCGAGCTCGTCTTCGCCACCGGGATGTCCGGCAAGCCCAACATCCCCGAGGTGCCAGGCATGGACGTCTTCGCCGGCGACCTGCACCATTCGTCCGCGCACCCCGGACCGGACGCCTACCGGGGCAAGAAGGTGGTCGTCATCGGGAGCAACAACTCCGCCTTCGACATCTGCGGGGCGCTGTGGGAGAACGACGTCGACGTGACGATGGTCCAGCGCAGCTCCACCCACGTCGTGAAGAGCGACAGCCTGATGGAGATCGGCCTCGGCGACCTCTACTCCGAGCGCGCGGTCGCGGCCGGGGTCACCACGGAGAAGGCCGACCTGATCTTCGCCTCGCTGCCCTACCGGATCCTGCACACCTTCCAGATCCCGGCCTACGAGGCGATGGCGGAGAAGGACAAGGACTTCTACGAGCGGCTCGAGGCGTCCGGCTTCGACCACGACTGGGGTGATGACGGGTCGGGACTGTTCATGAAGTACCTGCGGCGGGGCTCGGGCTACTACATCGACGTCGGCGCGGCCGAGCTGGTGGCCAACGGCGACGTGAAGCTCGTCAACGGCCAGATCGACCACCTCACGGCGGACGCCGTCGTGCTGGCCGACGGCACCGAGCTACCGGCGGACGTGGTGGTCCTCGCGACCGGCTACGGGTCGATGAACGGCTGGGTGGCGGACCTGATCGACCAGGAGACCGCCAACCGGCTCGGCAAGGTGTGGGGCCTCGGGTCGGACACCACTAAGGACCCCGGGCCGTGGGAGGGCGAGCAGCGCAACATGTGGAAGCCGACCCAGGTCGAGCACCTCTGGATGCACGGCGGCAACCTTCACCAGTCCCGGCACTACTCGCTCTACCTCGCGCTGCAGCTCAAGGCGCGCTTCGAGGGGATCGAGACGCCGGTGTACGCCTTGCAGGAGGTGCACCACACCTCGTGA
- a CDS encoding DNA topoisomerase IV subunit A, with translation MARRTKQEPLPDDFEEHILDTDIRDEMQTSFLEYAYSVIYSRALPDARDGLKPVQRRILYTMDEMSLRPDRGHVKSARVVGEVMGRLHPHGDGAIYDALVRMAQPWSMRLPTVDGHGNFGSPDDSPAAMRYTECRMAPAAVAMTASIDEDTVDFKPNYDSRETEPVVLPAAIPHLLVNGAAGIAVGMATNIAPHNLVEVVQALKHLITHPKAQLDDLMRFIPGPDLPTGGKIVGLEGIRDAYESGRGTFKMRATARIESVTARRKGIVVTELPYGVGTERVMEQIKKLVLAKKLQGIADIKDLSDREHGLRLVVEVKNGFVPEAILEQLYRQTALEDSFGINAVALVDGQPRTLGLKEMLEVFLAHRFEVVRRRSAFRRKKAADRLHLVDGLLIAILDIDEVIQVIRGSDNAAAAKERLIEIFELSDVQADYILDMPLRRLTKFSKLELEKEKTELERTIEYLDAILADEKLLRKVVSDELTDVAKEHGTPRRTVLLASAGNTVTATTPVEVADDPCFALLSSSGLLARTTSGAAPGQGEGRASHDVVTSAVRTTARGEVGVLTSRGRLLRVGVLDMPELPDSANDPNLQGGYPLSELLPLGTGERALALTSLATDGPGLALGTRDGIVKRVNPEVLNRDEWEVIGLKEGDEVVGAVELVTGEEELCFISSDAQLLHFPASGVRPQGRSGGGMAGIKLGAGQHVAFFGAFDPADAVVVTASGSSTALPGTEAGAVKVTPFTEYPGKGRATGGVRSHRFLKGEDTLVTAWAGPGPARAAAASGAPVDLPEANGRRDGSGVPAPQPIAAVASPVALQVASQVAVQVGGSPTTAVEG, from the coding sequence ATGGCACGACGTACGAAGCAGGAGCCCCTCCCGGACGACTTCGAGGAGCACATCCTCGACACCGACATCCGCGACGAGATGCAGACGTCGTTCCTGGAGTACGCCTACTCCGTCATCTACTCCCGGGCGCTGCCCGACGCGCGCGACGGCCTCAAGCCGGTGCAGCGCCGCATCCTCTACACGATGGACGAGATGTCGCTCCGTCCCGACCGGGGCCACGTGAAGAGCGCGCGCGTCGTCGGCGAGGTCATGGGCCGGCTGCACCCGCACGGGGACGGCGCGATCTACGACGCCCTGGTACGGATGGCGCAGCCGTGGTCGATGCGTCTGCCCACGGTCGACGGGCACGGCAACTTCGGCTCGCCCGACGACTCCCCCGCCGCGATGCGCTACACCGAGTGCCGGATGGCGCCTGCCGCGGTCGCGATGACGGCCTCCATCGACGAGGACACCGTCGACTTCAAGCCCAACTACGACTCGCGCGAGACCGAGCCGGTCGTGCTGCCCGCTGCGATCCCGCACCTGCTCGTCAACGGCGCCGCGGGCATCGCCGTGGGCATGGCGACCAACATCGCCCCCCACAACCTGGTCGAGGTGGTGCAGGCGCTCAAGCACCTCATCACCCACCCCAAGGCCCAGCTCGACGACCTGATGCGCTTCATCCCGGGCCCCGACCTGCCCACCGGCGGCAAGATCGTGGGGCTCGAGGGGATCCGCGACGCCTACGAGTCGGGCCGCGGCACCTTCAAGATGCGCGCCACGGCACGGATCGAGTCGGTCACCGCGCGCCGCAAGGGCATCGTGGTCACCGAGCTGCCCTACGGCGTCGGCACCGAGCGCGTGATGGAGCAGATCAAGAAGCTCGTCCTGGCCAAGAAGCTGCAGGGCATCGCCGACATCAAGGACCTCAGCGACCGCGAGCACGGCCTGCGCCTGGTCGTCGAGGTCAAGAACGGCTTCGTCCCCGAGGCGATCCTCGAGCAGCTCTACCGCCAGACCGCGCTCGAGGACTCCTTCGGCATCAACGCCGTCGCGCTCGTCGACGGCCAGCCGCGCACGCTGGGCCTGAAGGAGATGCTCGAGGTCTTCCTCGCCCACCGCTTCGAGGTCGTACGCCGCCGCTCGGCGTTCCGCCGCAAGAAGGCCGCCGACCGCCTCCACCTCGTCGACGGCCTGCTCATCGCCATCCTCGACATCGACGAGGTCATCCAGGTCATCCGCGGCTCGGACAACGCGGCCGCGGCCAAGGAGCGGCTCATCGAGATCTTCGAGCTCTCCGACGTCCAGGCCGACTACATCCTCGACATGCCGCTGCGCCGGCTGACGAAGTTCAGCAAGCTGGAGCTGGAGAAGGAGAAGACCGAGCTCGAGCGCACGATCGAGTACCTCGACGCGATCCTCGCCGACGAGAAGCTGCTGCGGAAGGTCGTCTCCGACGAGCTCACCGATGTCGCCAAGGAGCACGGCACGCCGCGGCGTACGGTCCTGCTGGCCTCGGCCGGCAACACCGTCACCGCCACCACGCCGGTCGAGGTGGCCGACGACCCGTGCTTCGCGCTGCTGTCCTCCAGCGGCCTGCTCGCCCGTACGACGTCCGGCGCCGCGCCCGGCCAGGGTGAGGGCCGTGCCAGCCACGACGTCGTGACCAGCGCCGTACGCACCACCGCCCGCGGTGAGGTCGGGGTGCTCACCAGCCGCGGCCGGCTGCTGCGGGTGGGCGTGCTCGACATGCCCGAGCTGCCCGACTCGGCCAACGACCCCAACCTCCAGGGCGGCTACCCGCTGAGCGAGCTGCTTCCCCTCGGCACCGGTGAGCGCGCCCTCGCGCTCACCTCGCTGGCCACCGACGGACCCGGTCTCGCGCTCGGCACCCGCGACGGCATCGTCAAGCGGGTCAACCCCGAGGTGCTCAACCGCGACGAGTGGGAGGTCATCGGCCTCAAGGAGGGCGACGAGGTCGTCGGCGCCGTCGAGCTCGTCACCGGCGAGGAGGAGCTGTGCTTCATCTCCTCCGACGCCCAGCTGCTGCACTTCCCCGCCTCCGGCGTGCGCCCGCAGGGCCGCTCGGGCGGTGGCATGGCCGGCATCAAGCTCGGCGCGGGCCAGCACGTCGCCTTCTTCGGCGCGTTCGACCCCGCCGACGCCGTCGTCGTCACCGCGTCGGGCTCGTCGACCGCACTTCCCGGCACCGAGGCCGGCGCCGTCAAGGTCACCCCGTTCACCGAGTACCCGGGCAAGGGCCGTGCCACCGGCGGGGTGCGCAGCCACCGCTTCCTCAAGGGCGAGGACACCCTCGTCACCGCGTGGGCCGGACCGGGCCCCGCCCGCGCTGCCGCGGCCAGTGGTGCACCGGTCGACCTGCCCGAGGCCAACGGTCGCCGCGACGGATCCGGCGTACCTGCCCCCCAGCCGATCGCGGCCGTCGCCTCCCCGGTCGCGCTGCAGGTCGCATCGCAGGTCGCCGTGCAGGTCGGCGGCTCCCCGACCACCGCTGTGGAAGGCTGA
- a CDS encoding LppX_LprAFG lipoprotein, whose product MSAPARARTAGRLAATATSVLLALPLLVACSGDEGGAEAEGKTPEEVLAEAATLLSETSGVDLTLSTDALPQGVSGITRAVGTVTDAPAFEGSITVVFAGQTVDVPVVAVDDTVYAQLPFTPGYDKVNPKEYGAPDPSGLVGEDGFAGLLGLTESPEEGESVRGGADNSEVLTTYTGTVPGEAMEAIIPSSSGESFDVEWQVTDEGELRTATLTGVFYPRAEEMTYTVEFADYGIEQEIAAP is encoded by the coding sequence ATGTCAGCCCCAGCCCGCGCCCGCACCGCTGGACGCCTCGCCGCCACGGCCACGTCGGTGCTCCTCGCCCTGCCACTGCTCGTCGCCTGCTCCGGTGACGAGGGCGGCGCGGAGGCCGAGGGCAAGACGCCCGAAGAAGTCCTGGCGGAGGCCGCGACGCTGCTGTCCGAGACCAGCGGGGTCGACCTGACCCTGTCCACGGACGCGCTGCCACAGGGCGTCTCCGGCATCACCCGCGCGGTCGGCACCGTGACCGACGCCCCGGCCTTCGAGGGCTCGATCACCGTCGTCTTCGCCGGTCAGACCGTCGACGTGCCGGTCGTCGCCGTCGACGACACCGTCTACGCCCAGCTTCCGTTCACGCCGGGCTACGACAAGGTCAACCCCAAGGAGTACGGCGCACCCGACCCGTCCGGCCTCGTCGGCGAGGACGGGTTCGCCGGCCTGCTCGGCCTGACCGAGTCGCCCGAGGAGGGTGAGAGCGTGCGCGGGGGCGCGGACAACTCCGAGGTCCTCACCACCTACACCGGCACGGTTCCGGGCGAGGCGATGGAGGCGATCATCCCGTCGTCGTCCGGGGAGTCCTTCGACGTGGAGTGGCAGGTCACCGACGAGGGCGAGCTGCGCACCGCGACCCTGACCGGGGTCTTCTACCCCCGCGCGGAGGAGATGACCTACACCGTCGAGTTCGCCGACTACGGCATCGAGCAGGAGATCGCCGCGCCGTGA
- a CDS encoding carbonic anhydrase, which translates to MDDFDDLMQANRAFADTFDLGGFDGKAHAGIALVTCMDSRIDPLRMLGLKHGDAKIFRNPGGRVTPQALEALVLGVHLLNVQRILVVPHTRCAMASASEAELRVRVGESAGVDASWQTFGVVADQLEQLREDVVKVRTHPLIGERAAVGGFLYDVDTGLLTQHA; encoded by the coding sequence GTGGACGACTTCGACGACCTGATGCAGGCGAACCGCGCTTTCGCGGACACCTTCGACCTGGGCGGATTCGACGGCAAGGCGCACGCCGGCATCGCCCTCGTCACGTGCATGGACTCACGCATCGACCCGCTGCGGATGCTCGGGCTCAAGCACGGCGACGCCAAGATCTTCCGCAACCCGGGCGGCCGGGTCACGCCCCAGGCGCTCGAGGCCCTGGTCCTCGGCGTGCACCTGCTCAACGTGCAGCGGATCCTGGTCGTGCCGCACACCCGCTGCGCGATGGCGTCGGCCTCCGAGGCCGAGCTGCGGGTGCGCGTCGGCGAGTCCGCCGGCGTCGACGCCAGCTGGCAGACCTTCGGTGTGGTCGCCGACCAGCTCGAGCAGCTGCGCGAGGACGTCGTCAAGGTCCGCACGCACCCCCTCATCGGCGAGCGCGCGGCAGTCGGCGGCTTCCTCTACGACGTCGACACCGGCCTGCTGACCCAGCACGCCTGA
- a CDS encoding GAF domain-containing protein has product MGDDVGSSHRARDRALTDDTATAARPEISASWRRVRAGGLAPGAEPEVAPLSEAEVVSRRSTSTLAPLLPSITASLEPVVDDGLLMVVTDSDGRVLWRRGRTGVRRLADRLGFVSGSAWTEANVGTNAIGTCLVLGEPVHIRGPEHYVESHTRWSCAAAPVRDPWTGETLGAIDISGPARSVQRSVLALVGVSARLAAAEVRTEHAQTLDRLRAYAAPVVARVGGRALAVDAAGHIAAVTGFTAPERLVLPADLSVDSTWLPTLGAVTVEPLPGGWLVRLGAEVAAATDLVLDLRERPVLRVRTPSHAWEHRPSPRHAEILLALIDAREGRTAAELADDLFADPTRVVTVRAEMSRLRRTLGSLLEAQPYRIAPAVLASVLLPSAGVAIEGSSAPVVSASSPPDGSVPHGADELDNLRPWTTSTT; this is encoded by the coding sequence ATGGGCGACGACGTCGGCAGCTCGCACCGCGCTCGCGACCGGGCACTGACCGACGACACCGCGACTGCTGCCCGTCCGGAGATCAGCGCCTCCTGGCGCCGGGTCCGCGCGGGTGGCCTGGCGCCTGGGGCCGAGCCCGAGGTGGCGCCGCTGTCGGAGGCCGAGGTGGTGTCCCGCCGCTCGACGAGCACGCTCGCTCCCCTGCTGCCGAGCATCACCGCCTCCCTGGAGCCCGTCGTCGACGACGGGCTGCTGATGGTGGTGACCGACTCGGACGGTCGGGTCCTGTGGCGCCGCGGGCGCACCGGCGTACGCCGTCTCGCCGACCGACTCGGCTTCGTGTCCGGGTCGGCCTGGACCGAGGCCAACGTCGGCACCAACGCGATCGGCACCTGTCTCGTCCTCGGCGAGCCCGTGCACATCCGGGGGCCCGAGCACTACGTCGAGTCGCACACGCGGTGGAGCTGCGCGGCCGCACCGGTGCGCGACCCCTGGACCGGCGAGACACTCGGCGCGATCGACATTAGCGGACCCGCGCGGTCCGTCCAGCGCTCGGTGCTGGCCCTGGTCGGCGTGAGTGCCCGCCTTGCCGCGGCGGAGGTGCGCACCGAGCACGCGCAGACCCTCGACCGTCTCAGGGCCTACGCCGCACCTGTGGTCGCCCGGGTGGGTGGACGCGCCCTCGCCGTGGACGCGGCCGGCCACATCGCGGCCGTGACGGGGTTCACCGCTCCGGAGCGCCTGGTCCTCCCGGCCGACTTGTCGGTCGACTCGACGTGGCTGCCCACCCTGGGCGCCGTGACGGTGGAGCCCCTGCCGGGCGGGTGGCTCGTCCGTCTCGGCGCCGAGGTGGCGGCGGCGACCGACCTGGTGCTCGACCTGCGCGAGCGACCGGTGCTGCGGGTCCGCACGCCCAGCCACGCGTGGGAGCACCGGCCCAGCCCCCGGCATGCGGAGATCCTGCTGGCGCTCATCGACGCCCGCGAGGGGCGAACGGCGGCCGAGCTCGCGGACGACCTGTTCGCCGACCCCACGCGCGTGGTGACGGTGCGCGCGGAGATGTCACGCTTGCGCCGCACCCTGGGGTCACTGCTGGAGGCGCAGCCCTACCGCATCGCGCCTGCGGTCCTGGCCAGCGTGCTGCTCCCCTCCGCTGGCGTGGCCATCGAGGGCTCCAGCGCCCCGGTCGTCTCGGCGTCCAGTCCACCGGACGGCTCCGTGCCTCACGGGGCCGACGAGTTGGATAATCTGCGTCCGTGGACGACTTCGACGACCTGA